The Puntigrus tetrazona isolate hp1 chromosome 9, ASM1883169v1, whole genome shotgun sequence genome includes the window ACTATGTTTTGAGGTGTTCAGTCCACAacctaaaaaatacaaaatgcttTCACTCACTCCTGCAGCACACGTTCACTGATAAGCACAAAACAAAGTCtgtcaatttacatttttttaagattttttgtaCTTCCCCTATTCTTTGAACGCAAGAACAGCAGTTAGACTGAGCTTGTACCAACAGAGCTCCCAAACCACTGATATATAGACCGACCAACCATGCACAcgcatatacacatatgtacacttattcattattatttgcttGCCGTTAAAAAACGAAAAAATGCCCTGTGTTTCTGAAGGTGCATCCAGCGTAACGGTGTCAAATATCAATACAACATACTGAAGAAAGCAAAAGATGGCCGCTGATCTGTAAGTCAGAGGTGATGCCTGCAAGTCCGGTTTTGAAGCGTGAggattcaaatgtttttctttttccaaggTTTATGAAGAGCAGGGCACAGGGCAGACCTCTCTTTGAGACTCCGATTCACTTCAACATGAAGCACACATccgaagagaggagaggagagaagagaagagaagagaagagaagagaggtCATTCTGTGGCTTTGAGAGTGAAGGAGAGACGAGGTCGGGACTTGCCCTTCCCCAATATCATCTTCTGTTCCTCCTTCTGCTGTTTCTGCCTCTCCTGCTCTAGCTTCATGCGTTCCTCGTGGATCTTCCTTTGTTCTTCCACAATACGGAGCTGATCCTCAgcctgaaacaaacacaaagcattATCAAAAGTGAATTTTTCGATTATGTTCACCATTactatatacattaaaaaaaaattctggcaCCACCAAGCATCCATTTTAAAGGTTCAGAATTAGCGTTTCAGATTCTAGACTTCTCTCAGATTCagtaacaacacacacacctaaGCATTCACAATGGCTTAAACTATTTGAGTAAACACGCTTAGATTCCACGTTAGCACTTATCACTGGATAAGAACTCTAAGGACAAAgtctttttgggtgaactttattttaaggtgtccccGATCAAgcataataacacatttaagtACTAAGTAATACCAATTAATTACATGTACctactatatggttaggataATATGGTGGTGAATTATTTTGGTCACAGTAATAGCTCAAATTTGTTATGACCCTAATTTCTGGACATGCATAACAAAAAGACACTTTGTGTGTAAACAAATCTTAAGTTTTGTCTTGTGAACATATTcgttttcttattttgttgtgtttggcTTTCGTTTCTTGTTTTGCGCTTTGCTGTCGGAATAAAACAGGAATAAGTACCAGCTTAGCCTGAGCATCAGCAATCTTTCGGTTGTTTTCTTCCAAAATTCTCTCCAGCTCCTCTCGTTTGGATTTTTCTTCCGCCTAAAGGAGTGACATGGTGACATGTTAGGGCGGGGAGACAAATCCACTGAAATAAGTCCCCATAAACCCAGTTGCACACTCAAACACGTCTCCACTCGCACAAACAGGTACCAGCCAGCAACACTCGCGCAGTCTCTCTCACCCGCTTCCACACGCTCTCCACATTTCACATTCCGATCTGCAGCATCAAATGTCTGAAGCTAACCTCTATGTATGCAACACTGAGCACAAAAACCCACCCACGGATGTATTCAGTCACACCTTAAATCCCAGCCAGGTAATATGTAAATGCAATCATCCAAACATCCATTTACATCCATACAGAACAGGTATGTATAGACAACACATCAACAACTAACGAAGAATCTCATTCGTTTGCTGatgaaaaagggaaaaaaaaaaaaaaaaaaaaaaaaacaaatcaatcagctcgttctctctctctctttttttatatactttatcaGCATCCATAAGCAAAAAGGattcaaaagaaaatgagagagacaaagaaagatTAACTTAAACAAAGGAGAGAGTGAATAGTAGTGGCTCACCAATGCTCGTATACCTACGCCTTTCTCCTTTGACTGTGTACTGTACCTACACAACTGCTGATTAAAGGGGTGAGTATTTACTGCCTGGTCCCGTGTGTCCCGTCCTGGACAGCGCAGCACCTCCCCTTTAAAAATTTCTGAGCTGCTAGCACGAGCTAGTGCTCTTACACAGCAACaccacatgcagtatatatagcACAGTCCAGGAAAATGAATTATGTTAATCATACAACATTACCGTGTGGGGACGTCAGGCTATTAACGTTAAACGATGTTAAagactgcaaaaacacaaaggtGGGATCATTCAttagatgtgtttgtgtgaaaacaaaaacagtcatgTGTTGGCGTCTAAGCTCAACGGTACAGTGCCGTTGAGTGTGGAtggggttgtgtgtgtgtgtgtgtgtgtgtgtgtgtgtgtgtgtacccgtACGGCAGCACTCCTGAGGAAAAGCAAATTGTGAGGACACagaagtacatttaaaaacactgcacTTTTAATGACGTCAAAACggccaaaggaaaaaaaaaaaagttagaaatctaagaaaaaaataataaataaaccagcaattaataaatataaaacacatatgaCAGAAATGGATGAGCAATAAAGGGAAGGTGACTGATGGTGCAAATGAAGACAAAATCATCCTAAATCTACAACAATACGGATTCATTTAAGGGTTCAGTACCAGGGCTACAGATGAAGGGCACAAATCTAAAATGTACAGAAGGAGGGCACATATCTAACCCTATTAGTGCTGAGCCGCTGGattttgtgtgtgcttgtggAATGGAATTAGTTTCTCGTTCATAACTCGTTGCGTCTTTACAATTAGAGCATAGTAACCCTCCTTTATGTTAAGGGGTGGAATTACAAGCTATGGATTAGCAAATTAACTAGTTTAAGTGCGGTCTAGTGGATACAAAACGTCTTTATGTGTTTGTCTTGACCTTTCAAAGTGTATAATGGTGGAAGGCCACACTGTAAGCTCGTGAACAAAAACGTCTGGTTTGAACACCGAGtgaccttttttttaagaaaagcgTTTTATTGAAGACAAACAGTTTCATACATTGGTGACAGTAAAACGCTAAAAGATATGAGTAAAGAGAGCAGGGTAggggtgaaaaataaaaagggagagaaaagaTGGGAAACGTAATATTGTTCCATCACAGCCGTGGCAAAACATTCACTTGAAACCCCCGAGAGCGTactagaggtgtgtgtgtgattcgaTAAAATTGAAGTATTACAGAAAAACTGCAGAGCTTGTCTGTCAACAGAGTAAACACGAACTCCATCACCCGGTGTCCTTAACTATTAGGATTCCCCAGGCAGCAGCTCAACGGAACCGCTCCAAGCGTCGCACCTTGAAATGGCCgcattttgtaattaattttattcccCGGCCGATCATTAGCCTCTATCTCGGAGGGAAACGATTGGCAGGTTGTGCCACGGCTGCGGGTGTGCGGTTTGCGGCTCAGCTCCGCTGCGTTCCGAACGACCGAGCGTTACCTCTCTGGCTTTCTGGGCGTTCAGTTCGGCCTGCCTCTGCCTCTCTAGCTCCTGTAAAAGCTGTGCCTCCATGATGCGCTTGGCCTCCTCCACCCGCCGCAGCACCTCATGCTCGATCTCATCGCGCCGCTTCTCAAGCTCCTCCTCTACACGCCGCGCCACAAGCTCCTCCACGCGCCTCGCTGTCTCCTCCTCAATCAGACGCTCCTCGATCTCCTGTTGACGGCTGCGGAGGACACGAGAAAGAAAGGATCACACATTGCGGTTTCATTGGAAGACCCCGATTAAACCCTCATCAAAACAACTCATGAGAATCAGGGCCGACAGTGAGGCATTAATATGTTTTGCACAATCAGGCCGGTATTTCCATGCTATTACATCACTGACCAACTGGCCaaccaattaaaaacatttgaacacaAAATTGATGAACTCTGAATACTctgactttaaatgcaattgtatttggatattttttagtgttttcatttataattttcaaCCAAACATCGCTGATGCTATAAGAACATAAATGCGATCTCATGAAAAGGCTCTATTTATGCTGCTGATGTGCATAAAAAgctaacaaataaaacacagactTAGTAGAATTAAGTTTGtataatttgcttaattttgcAAACGGCTAGTCGCAGAAATTCGAATTGTACATTCTGCATCGCTGATCCTTAAAGAAGAGGCAGATGCTTCTGCTAGGCTCCACCTGTGATCTGcacaattcttaaaaaaaacttaaaaaaaagacacattatCATAAACCCACAGGAAAGTGTGTCATGATTACAAAAGCATGTTTcaactttatttacattttaagcacGACTAACCCATTAGAGGAGAGCAAGCTGTCACACCTGGCCTTAAGAaggaacacaaaacacaggcaCAATACTGAACCAAGTGGCCATAACATTGCCCAgagccaaaacaaaaatcaaacaacagcagccaccttttgatttgatttcagtgTCATGAAACTTGATCCGGGGCTTCTCTTTGAGTTTTAAAACACCCTGAATGCGGTCACAACGTACTCTGGGTGAAGCTCAAGCCTGGGGCTGCAGCGCTTTTCTTCCTGTTCTTTCACTAGAAACCCCCTTTCCTTCTTTTCCCCCAAACCTCTTAACATTACACCGGTGGTCCCCAATCACAAAAGAGACATGTCAACAATCTGTGATAGACACAAAGACGTATCATCTAACACGGCCAGCAGATCTCAGCGATGAGATGACCTGATGTGTGACGTCCATGGAGTGATGAAAGCCCACTGAATACGGACCTGTAACGTGAAGCATGTCACTTTCTGCACACTAGCTCGGTATATTAGGTTCTTatcaataataaacaacaaagagTTGCTATTTGAAGCACGTAAGTGAAGTGAGGATGTTGTCCAAACTAAGTGACACGTCATAGAGACTTAAGTGAGTAACGCGGTTTCTCCATACAgggatgacacacacacacacacacacacacacacacacacacacacacacatatatatatatatagacgtCTTACatcttcctctgtctctctatctctacTCTCCTTTCATCCTCTTCTCTCTTCTGCTTCTCGTCGGTGTTCCTCTTGCTCAGTGTCCGGCCGAACATGTCGGTTCGGTCGGGGGGTGAGCAACCTCTGTCCCTCTTGCTGCCTGACCTCGAGCGGGACCTTCTGTTCCTCTTCACTTCCTTCGATCTGCTCCTTTTCTTG containing:
- the arglu1a gene encoding arginine and glutamate-rich protein 1-A — its product is MGRSRSRSTSRSKHSKHSRRRSRSRSKSSKKRSRSKEVKRNRRSRSRSGSKRDRGCSPPDRTDMFGRTLSKRNTDEKQKREEDERRVEIERQRKIRQQEIEERLIEEETARRVEELVARRVEEELEKRRDEIEHEVLRRVEEAKRIMEAQLLQELERQRQAELNAQKAREAEEKSKREELERILEENNRKIADAQAKLAEDQLRIVEEQRKIHEERMKLEQERQKQQKEEQKMILGKGKSRPRLSFTLKATE